A single window of Eucalyptus grandis isolate ANBG69807.140 chromosome 1, ASM1654582v1, whole genome shotgun sequence DNA harbors:
- the LOC120290912 gene encoding omega-hydroxypalmitate O-feruloyl transferase-like, translating into MSILHPDVLGKLVYKDPTTQKYAGNCPLLTAQVTKLKNGGLILGIALNHCMSDGISAIKFINSWSEIARGKPLSVVPCHDRTILKPRMPHQICGPYDDFVQISDVSNMTALYEKEQNVCRSFHFDSEKLATVKKMATACGQVKRSITSFVALTALVWRARSMAPSR; encoded by the exons ATGTCAATTCTTCATCCTGATGTTTTAGGAAAGCTTGTTTACAAAGATCCTACAACACAAAAATATGCCGGAAACTGCCCCCTTCTAACTGCACAG GTAACCAAGTTAAAGAATGGAGGTCTCATTCTGGGGATAGCTCTCAATCATTGTATGTCCGATGGTATCTCGGCGATAAAATTCATCAATTCTTGGTCTGAAATTGCAAGAGGCAAGCCCTTATCGGTGGTCCCTTGTCACGACAGAACTATTCTAAAGCCAAGGATGCCTCATCAAATTTGCGGTCCCTACGATGACTTTGTTCAAATAAGTGATGTATCAAATATGACAGCTCTCTACGAGAAGGAGCAAAACGTGTGCAGATCATTCCACTTTGACTCTGAGAAGCTGGCAACAGTTAAGAAAATGGCAACAGCTTGCGGACAG GTGAAGCGCAGCATCACCAGCTTCGTAGCACTCACAGCCCTGGTGTGGCGAGCTCGAAGCATGGCCCCCTCAAGATGA